A window of Oncorhynchus kisutch isolate 150728-3 linkage group LG10, Okis_V2, whole genome shotgun sequence contains these coding sequences:
- the LOC109897467 gene encoding zinc finger and SCAN domain-containing protein 21-like yields MYLYSLNMSKIQLLRVFLNDRLTAAADEIFGVVEKMIAEYQEEVVRLQRMLDIVLQPEIPLNLHRADFQQLSVSEAEIPPEQQHYEQEWSPSLGQEDPETIQFKDEEEELRTSQKEEHIQRIETVTKDYIFTPACVKSDCVEYPTRLSNIYQAQKEGNKERDILPSTITEQIKTEPDGEDYRESEPTSVSQPLSTGNPVCSAVQIGMENKRLPSGFKQVKSKRTDMGKGQRSRINTKGKKSTQLSLLKSPSQGHATPCCKVCGKYFHYMGSLMKHVQTHTKDKETLCGVCGKHMESTEGMKEHLQTHIAARLCCHVCGKWFSKNSKLTVHMRSHTGEKPFSCPVCGTCFMQTGDLKRHMRTHTGEKPYLCPDCGKGFSVASNLSVHIKIHTGEKGEPDSVLAPI; encoded by the exons atgtattTGTATTCTTTAAATATGTCTAAAATACAGTTGTTGAGGGTTTTTCTCAACGATAGATTAACAGCTGCTGCTGATGAGATATTCGGGGTCGTTGAAAAAATGATAGCAGAGTATCAGGAGGAAGTTGTCCGTCTACAGAGGATGCTCGACATTGTTCTTCAACCTGAGATACCGTTAAACCTACACAGAGCAG ACTTCcagcagctctctgtctctgaagcGGAGATCCCCCCGGAGCAGCAGCACTATGAGCAGGAGTGGAGCCCCAGTCTGGGGCAAGAGGACCCAGAAACCATACAAtttaaagatgaagaggaggaactCCGGACCAGTCAGAAGGAAGAGCATATTCAACGGATTGAGACTGTTACTAAAGATTACATATTCACTCCTGCCTGTGTAAAAAGTGACTGTGTGGAGTACCCAACTCGGCTCTCAAATATCTATCAAGCCCAAAAGGaaggaaacaaagagagagacattctACCCAGTACTATAACTGAACAGATCAAAACAGAACCTGATGGAGAGGACTATAGGGAATCAGAACCAACCAGTGTCTCTCAGCCCCTCTCTACAGGAAATCCAGTCTGTTCTGCAGTTCAAATTGGTATGGAGAATAAAAGACTTCCATCAGGTTTTAAGCAAGTCAAATCAAAGAGAACAGATATGGGAAAAGGACAAAGGTCCCGTATCAACACTAAGGGTAAGAAATCTACTCAGTTGTCCCTCCTGAAATCACCCAGTCAAGGTCATGCTACTCCTTGTTGTAAGGTGTGCGGTAAGTATTTTCATTACATGGGCTCATTGATGAAACATGTTCAAACTCATACTAAGGATAAAGAAACACTTTGTGGAGTGTGTGGAAAGCATATGGAGTCCACAGAAGGTATGAAAGAGCACCTCCAAACTCACATTGCAGCTaggttgtgttgtcatgtttgtGGTAAGTGGTTCAGCAAGAACAGTAAGCTGACAGTGCACATGAGGagccacacaggggagaaaccttttTCCTGCCCTGTTTGTGGTAcatgcttcatgcagactggagATCTGAAAAGACACATGAGGACCCATACTGGGGAGAAACCATATCTCTGTCCTGATTGTGGAAAAGGATTCAGCGTTGCCAGTAATCTGTCAGTGCACATAAAGATTCACACAGGAGAAAAAGGAGAACCAGATTCAGTACTGGCACCAATCTGA